The Magnolia sinica isolate HGM2019 chromosome 9, MsV1, whole genome shotgun sequence genome contains a region encoding:
- the LOC131255245 gene encoding receptor-like protein 7: MDLLLVFPIFSLLPSLLRILFLSSLLFFSSFVFASENNSKASPTQRQCIEGHFSALLHLKQGFNFSNDSKTTLSSWNPDNRDCCSWEGITCDGATGHVISLDLSELSIYGQIDFESLFHLRSLQSLNLAYNNFDSSPIPSGFDQLTSLTHLNLSSSDFYGQIPLEISLLTSLVSLDLSYNPLQLNNPNMGTLLQNLSSLRELYLDYVNISAEGGEWGPAVSSSLPRLRKLSLSDCYLSGPIHSSLSKLHFLSELDLSYNNPFSVLPNFMGNFSSLTSLRLIGCGLQGEFPESIFRLPNLKTLYVSYNPLLTGEIP, encoded by the coding sequence ATGGATCTCCTCCTCGTATTTCCTATCTTCTCCCTTCTCCCTTCTTTATTAAggattctctttctctcttccctacttttcttctcctcttttgtcTTTGCCTCTGAAAACAACAGTAAGGCCTCGCCAACCCAACGTCAATGCATTGAAGGCCATTTCTCTGCATTGCTCCACTTAAAGCAGGGCTTTAACTTCTCTAATGACAGCAAGACTACACTCTCCTCTTGGAATCCTGATAACAGGGATTGTTGCTCTTGGGAAGGCATCACGTGCGATGGTGCCACCGGTCACGTGATCAGCCTCGACCTCAGCGAGCTTAGTATCTACGGTCAGATTGATTTTGAAAGCCTCTTTCATCTTCGAAGCCTGCAGAGTCTCAACCTCGCTTACAATAACTTCGACTCCTCTCCAATCCCATCTGGTTTTGACCAGCTCACCAGCttgacccatctcaacctctcttCTTCAGATTTCTATGGCCAAATCCCATTGGAGATCTCCCTCTTGACCAGTTTGGTTTCCCTCGATCTATCTTATAATCCCCTTCAACTCAATAACCCTAACATGGGAACACTCCTCCAAAACCTATCTAGTCTGAGAGAACTCTATCTCGACTATGTAAACATCTCAGCCGAGGGTGGTGAGTGGGGCCCAGCTGTATCCTCTTCACTCCCTCGTCTCCGCAAGTTGAGCTTGAGTGATTGTTATCTTTCAGGTCCCATTCATTCCTCCCTTTCAAAACTCCATTTCCTAAGTGAACTCGACCTCAGCTACAACAATCCCTTTTCTGTGCTACCCAACTTCATGGGAAACTTCTCTTCTTTAACATCACTGCGTCTCATTGGTTGTGGATTGCAAGGTGAATTTCCGGAGAGTATTTTCAGGCTGCCAAACCTAAAAACTCTCTATGTATCTTACAATCCACTTCTCACAGGTGAAATCCCTTAA
- the LOC131255246 gene encoding receptor-like protein 33, producing the protein MLAMLALGKCNLSGPFPSWLVNLDKLVNLDLSSNALSGPLPSWLVKLDKLENLDLSYNGLSGPIPSSYGNALPNLKELHFSNNSLSGTIPSLLFSLPSLRVLDLSVNQFSGRLGEFHNASSSPLEKILLDNNNLEGPIPRSIFELTKLTFLRLQSNSFNGSIPSLHENELWNCERLFLSNNSLSGTIPSSLFSLPSLRVLDLSTNQFSGHLGEFRNTSSSLLEKIYLDHNNLQGPIHMSIFELTNLKYLVLSSNNFSGDVDLGLFKVLKKLVFLDLSDNSFAVYDRGSNSTSISFPHIEHLSLRSCNISKFPGILKNQEGLYSLDLSNNRINGEIPNWIWSIGNGFLANLNLSHNALEGLEQPSPDLSLISDALTVLNLGGNAFHGTLLQTFKDECTLETLDLNGNRLEGKVPRSLAKCKKLEVLNLGNNQIHDTFPFWLENLSQLRVLILGSNKFHGTIAHPLTNHTFPLLQIFDLSSNSFMGSLPSNMFKSWKAMMVEGKSQSQFLSAKIRNGYYQDKVTIVSKGLELELVKILTAFTVVDLSSKQFHGDIPESVADLKSLRVVNMSYNRFTGRIPASLRNIKDLESLDLSNNNLSGKIPLQLTKLTFLEVLNLSQNLLVGSIPQGQQFNTFTDKSFLGNMELCGPPLSKKCKDVEASPPFAQSQNKYDWDWEYAWIGFGIGYGVGLGTLFWTLALWTKGMREYTIFIDRMLLLIFPCEAFYLMQRY; encoded by the exons ATGCTGGCCATGTTAGCACTTGGAAAATGCAACTTATCCGGCCCATTTCCATCATGGCTTGTGAATCTCGACAAACTCGTGAATTTGGATCTTTCATCCAATGCTCTCAGCGGACCATTGCCATCATGGCTTGTGAAGCTCGACAAGCTCGAAAATTTGGATCTTTCATACAATGGTTTAAGCGGTCCAATCCCTTCTTCCTATGGCAACGCGCTTCCAAATCTTAAAGAGCTCCACTTTTCCAACAATTCACTTAGTGGGACCATCCCGTCGTTGTTGTTTTCACTCCCGTCGCTACGAGTGTTGGATCTCTCAGTAAACCAATTTAGCGGTCGGCTTGGCGAGTTCCACAATGCATCCTCTTCACCATTAGAGAAAATCTTATTGGATAATAACAACTTGGAAGGGCCTATTCCAAGGTCGATCTTTGAACTCACCAAGCTTACATTCCTCAGGCTTCAATCCAATAGTTTCAACGGCTCCATTCCTTCTTTACATGAAAATGAGCTTTGGAATTGTGAACGCCTTTTCTTGTCCAACAATTCACTTAGTGGGACCATCCCATCCTCACTGTTTTCACTTCCATCATTACGAGTGTTGGATCTCTCAACAAACCAATTTAGTGGCCACCTTGGCGAGTTCCGCAACACATCCTCTTCTCTACTAGAGAAAATCTATTTGGATCACAACAACTTGCAGGGGCCTATTCACATGTCCATCTTTGAACTCACAAATCTTAAATACCTCGTGCTTTCATCAAATAATTTCAGCGGTGATGTGGACCTTGGCTTATTCAAAGTGCTTAAGAAACTCGTTTTCCTTGATCTTTCAGATAATAGCTTCGCAGTCTACGATAGAGGAAGCAATTCTACATCCATATCCTTCCCCCATATTGAACATTTGTCATTGAGGTCTTGCAACATCAGTAAATTTCCAGGCATCTTGAAAAACCAAGAGGGGTTGTATTCTTTAGACCTTTCCAACAATAGAATCAATGGTGAAATACCCAATTGGATATGGAGTATTGGAAATGGGTTTTTGGCTAATTTGAATCTTTCTCATAATGCTTTGGAAGGATTAGAGCAGCCTTCTCCTGATCTTTCCTTAA TCAGCGATGCCCTCACCGTGTTGAATCTTGGAGGAAATGCATTTCATGGCACCTTGCTTCAAACATTCAAAGATGAGTGCACTCTAGAGACACTTGATCTCAATGGAAATCGGTTGGAAGGGAAGGTGCCGAGGTCTTTGGCCAAGTGCAAGAAGTTGGAGGTGTTAAACCTTGGAAATAATCAAATACATGACACCTTCCCTTTTTGGTTGGAAAATTTGTCTCAGTTGCGTGTTCTCATCTTGGGATCTAACAAATTTCATGGCACCATTGCACACCCCCTAACAAACCACACCTTTCCACTATTACAAATCTTCGACCTCTCTTCCAATAGCTTCATGGGTAGCTTGCCATCAAATATGTTCAAGAGCtggaaggcaatgatggtggAGGGAAAATCCCAATCTCAGTTCCTTAGCGCAAAAATTAGAAATGGATACTATCAAGATAAAGTGACTATAGTGAGCAAAGGGCTAGAATTGGAACTGGTAAAGATCCTTACTGCTTTCACGGTAGTTGATCTCTCAAGCAAGCAATTTCACGGGGATATACCAGAATCAGTTGCGGATCTAAAGTCACTGCGAGTGGTTAATATGTCATACAATCGTTTCACAGGCCGAATTCCAGCATCACTCAGGAATATAAAGGATCTTGAATCGTTAGATCTCTCGAATAATAATCTGTCAGGGAAGATCCCTCTACAGTTAACAAAGCTAACATTCCTCGAGGTGTTGAACCTTTCGCAGAACCTGCTTGTAGGAAGCATACCACAAGGCCAACAATTCAATACATTCACGGATAAATCATTTCTAGGGAACATGGAATTATGTGGTCCTCCATTGTCGAAGAAATGCAAAGATGTTGAGGCTTCACCACCATTTGCACAATCACAAAACAAATATGACTGGGATTGGGAATATGCATGGATTGGGTTTGGAATTGGATATGGAGTGGGATTGGGTACTCTTTTCTGGACCCTAGCACTTTGGACAAAGGGAATGagagaatacactatattcattGATAGAATGCTTTTGTTGATTTTTCCATGTGAAGCATTTTATTTAATGCAACGATACTAA